From Brassica rapa cultivar Chiifu-401-42 chromosome A06, CAAS_Brap_v3.01, whole genome shotgun sequence:
CCATTAACGACTTACGATCAGCAACTTGACAGATCACGTCATGTGGTCGACCGAAGAATGTGGTTGATAAGCTATCTTTCTTTAAGTATCTTCCTTTGGATAGTAGCGTTTGCGTATAATATAGGTATTTTTCTTTGTCGACAATTTCCAAGAGATGTTCACGCAATTTAATAGCTTAGGAAGTCAGAACACAAAAATCAATCACGTGGTGCATGAACTATCACGCGGTAACCAATGTACTCTAGAAAAAACAAAGGAAAATACCGatatataaataactaactCATATGGATATGGTCGTTGAATTAATACTCGTTTAACTGATTACAGTTTGGATTTAAGTTTTATGTTTTAGGTAGATAACACACAGTTTTTGGGCATAAGGATACATTTGTCAGGCGTGCCGCGTGCATGAGCAGATGCTGAATAATATtctctatttatttttcttaaaatatatgtttatgtgtttttatgaaaacatatttttttataataaacatGTTATTTTGTATTATCAATTTCTCATAATTCTGAATCaatagtatttttaaaagtataatttttaaaaaaatttgcaattcattattgttaattaataaaaaaattaaattgtatatAGAACTTTAAACATATTGAACAGCTATTCAAAGTCTCAATGGTGCGGAGCCGCCGAGACTCGACTCCAAGAATGATGTCGTTTACATGGTATACAAAGACGTTTACATGGTCTACAAAGACTTGACCAAGGCTCGGCTGGTAAGCCGTCTTACCGCAAAGCCATCATTAGACGCGTCTACGATAAGTCTTCAGGATCACTGACTCTCCATGGTAAACATTGGAGCTTTTctgaggagaaggagaagaagaaaaagaaaaaggagaagaagagatatGCATTGTTCAAGCAACGTTTAGGTGCTTACCGAGCCTGGCGAAGTGCCTCCTTTGTCATGCTACCATAACACACTTGTCCCTTCTTAGCATCAGGATTAGTGCCAATCAACTCAGGGTCTACAGAATCAGAAAGGTACCAAAGACACAAAAAGATGTACTTTCTGTCAACTTCCGAATAACCCTTATGGCGCTTACTAAATCAGCAGATGTATATGCCCAGCAGAGTAGGTGACATAGCTGATTCCTAACTCTGCCTCCAGCTTTTCTCCATGAGTTTTGCTTGAAATACAATGATTGAATTTATTTGTATTTGGAACTTGAACATTTGCGATATAGATATCACAATTGTTTGAAAAGTATTTCATGAAGATGTAGGAAATGGAGTTCCAAACCAGCTGCAAAATTTGCAAATGTACAGAGTTTGGTCACTCTATATGTTGACCATaacataaaataacaatatttagGCTATTATAGAACTATCAGAATTTCAATTTGTATTGATGGAAGTTGGATTTAATAAAACATTGAAAACAATAGATATCAATTCTACAATCAACAAAAGATAACCTTGAacttaaaatcaaataaaactgtaaatagtaatattatatgAAATAGAATTACTCACATATAAActagttttatattatatagttcaCATATAGCTATATTAccatgtattattttatttgagttGATAAGTTTAATTATAACCTAGTCATAATGTATTTTCCAAgagaaaatattaagtttttaccATATAATCCAAACTAAATCACATTTTTTCAAGATTCGTTTCTATTTCGGTTTCTTTTAACTTACGAATTAAACAAGAAGGCTGCTTCCCTCTCTCCATGAAACAGTTTACATTTCTCTAGCGCTTCTTCACCATTTTTTGGTGTGCCAGTTAGATTACAGTTTTTAATTGTTGAGCTGTTTTAAAATGCAATTAATTAATTTACCAATTACAATCATACTAGGATAAAACCTTATGATCacaatgtttttatatatgtatacagcTTTGGATTGTTTATATAATCATCTATACGTTGAACCGGGAACAATTTTAATTGGAACTATGGATCAAAACTTAAAACTTATGATTGGTCCGATACatttgatattttcttttactaacttagatttttttttttgattttgaagttacactaattttcaaaatatcagatttgttatattttttgacaatataaaatataaaattaaaatattaaaaaggttaTTATTATACTTAAAGCCCAAATAAGatgaaattagttttttttttcgtttgcaATCGATATTTTACTTCAAGTACTTGATGATGGTATTCTTTGTTTGCAACCGATACTTTATATATGATAAAGGTTAGGTTAATGTGATATATAACAGTAACTACTgcgaaaaaatattattagcgctttccaaaactacaaaaataatTAGACAATTCATTCTTTGGTGCCAAAGTTTTTTCTTAATCttcaatataaattttctaatttaagttctAAGAAATTGTGTAGCAAGGAAAAATATCTGATATATAAATTCGTTTGGTAATAAAGTTTtctgcatttttttttaacaaaacaaaataattactCTTGTCTAATTTTTCATTATGCTATATCTGTGTATTTaaagttagattttttttttcattctaacCATAAAAAAGACCGAATGTATGTGACTGATTTCGGTTCGATTCAGTTGAAATTTCAGTGCTCTTTAATCAACATCAATAATAGACAAACTTTATATTATACATGTTTTCTATTGACAtggttttcttatatttttgtttaaagtataaaataattttttatttgtttatcacaaataaaaaaaaaaaaaaattttttttttatttgtttatcacATACGTTCCAAGCATAATAATTTAGAGATTCCCGATTACTTAGCTTATGTGATGAACAAAATAACAAAGAAGATTGTgcttcattttttgttttactgcGTATTTTTGGAATGAATTTAGACAAATTGTACACAAACTATATTATAATCCACAAAGAATCACATTCGCCACATTCTTCTTTCAACCTTAGCCGTAATACAATTGGATAACTCTCAATGTATAGAAGTTAATGGTTCTCTCTCCTCTTTATtttctccaacctctctctactTAGATCTAGGGTTTTCACTGTCGACACTCGTTTCCGGCGGTCGCCGCCGCCTCTGTATAACGCGACCGCCGGGATTCTGCTACTGTTTCGTTGGTGTTTCTCTTCGTTCTCCTCCTCTGTCTCTCTTCGGTAAGGGTTGTCTCACCTTCAGCGTAGATCCGGTTCAGATCCGGCGTCTCCGGCGAGTTTCAGTTCTGACCATTCGGTGGTTGTGGTGCTAGAGGACGGCGCCTGCTCCCCTTTGGTTTAATCTCTGTTTCTGTCGGTGTTCCTGTCCGGTTCGATTTTCATCTTGCTTCCGGTGTTTCAAGAGAGTGTTGGCGCGTGTGGCGTTTGAGAAGCCTAGTCTGAACCTTGGTGCTCCATCTGTTGGTGGCGTGGCGGTGGTGGTACAGGTTCTGACGATGGTTTGGTCCTGAGATGTTGCGGATCTTGGATCCTTTTGCTCCTTCTTTGCCGGTGAGACGCGTGAGTTACGTTGGGAAGGAAGTTGCAATCTTTCTTTCCGATGTGATTTGGTGGCAGCGCGTTAAGGTGGAGGCAGTGCGTGGTGGTGGTGCGTGCTTGTCGCTTCTTCCATGGAGTTTTCTCGACGGTGTGGCCCTCGTTTGCTTACTCTCTTTACCCTAATAAAGTTTGCGGTGGTGTTCTGGTTTCCTGCGGTGGTGTTGGCCGTGTACTTGGTTCCGTGCGGCAGTTAGACTCTCGGTTTGTCATTCTTCTTGTCGGTGCTGCTTCTGGAGGGTCGGTCACTATTCGGTTCACTCTCTCTATATGGGTTTGTGATTCAATGGATGTAACGGTCACGGTGTGTTGGGTTTGGAGGCGGCATTCTTCAGATCTACTCTTCGAACGACGACATCGTCGAGTGGAGGCTTTCTCTCGTGCCGTCAGAGGTAGTTTCTGTCTGGTCTTGTGGTAGGTCCGTGCTTGGATTCTTTGGGTCAGTTTGTGTTGGGTTGGGTTGTTGGAAGCTGTAGGAACCGTAGCTTCTAGGTTTGAGGTCGCCTATCTCTCGGTAGCTCGTGGTAACCGGCTCCTTTTCTCTGACCTTTCCGGCTCGCTTTGGTCTCAGCTTGTTTCGTTGCTTAGCTGGTTTCTAGTCTGACCTCTACTGCTGTTGGTTTCAGTTGTTGTCGCATTCCATTTGTTGTTTAGTTTAATTTCTTGCATTCTGCTACTAGTTATCTCTGTAATTGCTGTCACAAATTTGAAAACTTGgtataatatttaacattttaccaaaaaaaaaactctcaatGTATATATTATGCTGATTAAACTTACACTATTAATCAATAGGGCTAATACCCTTTTCCGTTTTTAAATGTATGTGTTGTTTGATTAAAACGTTGCTTTCAGAAATATATATCTACATCgatatctatattttctatattacatataaaactTTATTATAATATGATTACATTTGGTCTATTGTACTCGTTTGCGTTTTTCTAAAGAGCCAATATGTATTTTCCCAGATGTTTCTTTAGCCAATAGGTTCGTTTCCTAATATCAAATCGATAGGACCAATAGGTTCGAGTTAATTATTGCTAAAGAGCCAATGTTATATTTGGCCGTATATTATTTTCGTCCGTCTGCTCCCATAGGAGAAGTGCCTCACAAACATTATACTTGAACTCCAGTGGCTCAAAAATCTTGAACTGTTTATTGTACTGTCATTGAAAGATACTAAACAAGTGTGAAAGCTTGATCTCTTCAAAACCaatgaaatttcaaaaaaaaaaaagcagttaAACATACCCTAGTGTTGTTAGTGCCTTGAGGGAACTTGAGGATCAAGTTGCAGTGATCGATACTATGAGCAGATAGTCCAAGACCTCTGTCCCCCTGCATAAACACACTATATCATGCGAGCTTCCAAACTAAACAATAACGAGATAATAAGGAAGAATCAGAATATAGCAAATTGAGATATTTAACTCGTCAAAACATGATTCTATCGCACATTTTAGCATGTTAGCTAACAGATCACTGTCGTTGTTAGCTTCCACAATGTTCAACTTCTCCAGAATTGAAATGCTAATTGTACACAGACTCAGAAGTGTAAGCGTACATTACAATAGATTAGCTATGAACGTCGTTATACGATACCGTAACGAAACTTGGGACTAAAGATATAAGTGATAATGAGCTAATCAATCAAAGAGAGGTGAAGAGAAGAGACAAACCACACACTGTTGAACGCTGGATTGAAACACTGACAAGATCTTAATATCTTCCGGATGAAAGAATAGCTTGCGATTGCTATTATCTGCGTGATGAAGaagaattcaaaaaaaaaaaaatagttaagcgaggaaggaagtgttatCAATGGAGAGAAGGACGATGACCTGTTGCGAATAAGGAAGATTGGATGGTGACGAAGAGGAGGATGGAGAAAACTGCAACGGCACATAGAAGTTGAAGAACCGTCAGTTTACGACCACCTTGGTGAGATCTCATTCTCCTTATTCAACCATCAATGAGCGCAAGGAACAAAGCAAAAGCGCAAACGAAAATATTGCGTGACCTTCTCACGCGACCATAGAATAATAGAAGCCAGTTGTTTTTCAAATGATAGCAAAACGAGTCTTATTCAATCACAAATTTAACGAATTCAATCATTCCGTTTTGGATTTGTTGTTGTAAATCATTGTTTATATAGTAGCAGTGTGTACTTAACCTGACTATTTTGATAAAGCAGAGGTGTCATTAAAAGTATTAACAATATAAACATACATTAAATTCCAAACTAAAATGATAAAATCCACTAgtttctatatattttcaatagaaaaaaaacactTGTCTCTGTATGACTGACTACATCGTAGCAAGTCATTATTAATAAAAGAACTTGTCTGTATTCTTTAAGAGCAAACGTTTATATGATTGCTTATACTAAGATTAGCTATCGAATGTGAATCTCTATTAGGTTTTATCGTCTAAAAGTCCATACACAAACAAATATGAAGAAGATAAAAACATTGAAGGAAACAACATTAGTTTTGGTTACTTTCATATGGTCCAATTCAATTAGTTTTGGTTATTTTCATATGGTCCAATTCAATAaaagtttactaatattatatTTGTGTCTTAATTCTCTGCAATGAACATATAATCAAAAACATTGAaccaaatcaaaatataatttaccaGCATTTAAAATTGCAAAGATTAAAGGAAAAGTTAAAAGATATCCATAGTCACCCACATGTCATCCATTACTTAATTTGCATACATCAACCAGTTCCCTTTGTATCTTCTTACATCAACAATTACTAATCCACGATAATCATGACATAAGAATCGAAAATATAAGACCATACTACTAGATGTTATTCTTCATAAATTTCCGCCAGAGCATGTACTGGACCATAAGAGATACATAGAGGTATCCATGATCACCAATATGAGTACCGTTGCTCAGCTTACACACAGCTACCCATTCGCCATCGTGTTTTTTCACAGCTACAATAATCACCGCATGATAACACGATGTGAGACTTTTGGTGCAACGGACTCTtgtagttgtttttttttcatagatGGTCTCTACATTTCATTGCAACCAAGTAATTCAGCTCCCACCGGTTGTCGGAAGTTTACTACGTGCATTAAAGCCTTTTATATATTCTCGAATGTGAGGCGGAAAGATTTTATGGTGTACTTTTTGATATTACTCCACAAATCAAAAAGATATAAGACCATACTAAATGTCATTCTCAATAATTAATATGAAATCAAACAAATctacaaaaaaacatatgaataaATCACTTCTAGATTGATTGATAATCTAAAAGAACTTCAATTGCGAGATGTTATTTTGGAAAGAAACAAGATTATGTCAAGAAATAAAAACATCTCTTTTCAAATGTTTAGAAATGCAATTCATGAAGAAAGATTCGAGATAGAGTTGGAAACAAGCTACTGCAAGATTTTTAAT
This genomic window contains:
- the LOC103871611 gene encoding sialyltransferase-like protein 1, which codes for MRSHQGGRKLTVLQLLCAVAVFSILLFVTIQSSLFATDNSNRKLFFHPEDIKILSVFQSSVQQCVGDRGLGLSAHSIDHCNLILKFPQGTNNTRYNKQFKIFEPLEFKYNVCEALLLWEQTDENNIRPNITLAL